In Cucurbita pepo subsp. pepo cultivar mu-cu-16 chromosome LG04, ASM280686v2, whole genome shotgun sequence, the following are encoded in one genomic region:
- the LOC111793639 gene encoding cell division cycle protein 27 homolog B-like isoform X2, producing MEATLTDCVHHSLRHFMHRNAIFMCERLCAEFPSETNMQLLAGCFLHNNQAYAAYRILKGTQMAQSRYLFAISCFQMDLLHEAEAALCPPNEPGAEIPNGAAGHYLLGLIYRYTDRRRSAIQHFQLALSLDPLMWCAYEELCVLGAAEDASSVFGEAAVLCIQKQYLHHRSENLQTSNDDMNSASSRNSNSDDVRTRQSKHTQSNNLRDIPTNYHGAVNLGGAGSQAVNGGSNISFYNTPSPVAAQLSAIAPPPLCRNTQQNGSSLNSLGADSCSRSTINSIIQAPRRKFVDEGKLRKISGRLFSDSGPRRSSRLAGEAGANTNVSAAGAANNGTTNATKYLGSSKMNSITFRSVAVRKGQSFANENVDEGIQNEAFDDSRSNASLSISSSSPSSDNRTLEQGAPKSVGGSLTSDAKIINGASEILCLLRILGEGYRLSCLFRCQDALDVYLKLPYKHYNTGWVLSQVGKVYFELVDYLEADRAFSLARHASPHSLEGMDVYSTVLYHLKEDMKLSYLAQELISTDRLAPQSWCAMGNCYSLQKDHETALKNFQRAVQLNPRFAYAHTLCGHEYVALEDFENGIKSYQSALRVDSRHYNSWYGLGMIYLKQEKLEFSEHHFRMAFQINPRSSVVMSYLGTSLHALQRSEDAMMMMEKAILADKKNPLPMYQKANILVSLERFDEALQVLEELKEYAPRESSVYALMGNIYKRRYMHDKAMLHFGIALDLKPSAADVATIKAAIEKLLVPDEIEDNL from the exons ATGGAAGCCACACTTACAGACTGTGTTCATCACAGTCTTCGCCATTTTATGCACCGGAATGCCATTTTCATGTGCGAGAGACTTTGCGCAGAGTTCCCATCTGAG ACAAATATGCAGTTACTAGCTGGCTGTTTTTTGCACAACAATCAAGCTTATGCTGCATACCGTATACTAAAAG GAACACAAATGGCTCAATCCCGCTACTTGTTTGCAATATCATGCTTTCAGATGGATCTTCTTCACGAGGCAGAGGCTGCATTATGTCCACCTAATGAGCCTGGTGCTGAG ATTCCAAATGGTGCAGCAGGTCATTACCTTCTCGGGCTCATATACAG GTACACTGACAGAAGGAGAAGTGCTATTCAACATTTTCAGCTGGCATTGTCTCTAGATCCTTTGATGTGGTGTGCTTACGAGGAGCTCTGTGTATTAG GTGCTGCTGAAGATGCATCTTCAGTTTTTGGTGAAGCGGCTGTTCTTTGCATACAGAAGCAGTATCTACATCATAGATCCGAAAATTTGCAGACATCAAATGATGATATGAACTCAGCTTCTTCTAGGAATAGTAATTCCGACGATGTCCGAACTAGGCAGTCAAAACATACTCAAAGCAATAATTTAAGAGATATTCCTACAAATTATCACGGGGCAGTTAACTTGGGAGGAGCTGGAAGTCAGGCTGTAAATGGCGGttcaaatatatcattttataacACCCCTTCACCTGTAGCTGCGCAG TTATCTGCCATCGCTCCTCCACCATTATGCAGAAATACACAGCAGAATGGATCTAGTCTGAACTCACTTGGTGCAGATAGCTGTTCAAGGTCAACTATAAACTCTATCATTCAAGCCCCTcgaagaaaatttgttgatgAAGGGAAATTACGGAAG ATTTCAGGGAGGTTATTTTCTGATTCTGGCCCTCGAAGAAGTAGCAGACTTGCTGGAGAAGCAGGAGCCAACACAAACGTAAGTGCTGCAGGAGCTGCCAATAATGGAACTACCAACGCCACCAAATATCTTGGTAGCTCCAAGATGAATTCTATTACATTTCGTTCTGTAGCCGTTCGTAAAGGACAATCCTTTGCAAATGAGAATGTCGACGAAG GTATTCAAAACGAGGCTTTTGATGATTCTCGTTCCAATGCCTCGTTATCTATCTCCAGTTCATCTCCTTCTAGTGATAATCGAACTCTTGAGCAAGGAGCACCCAAATCAGTTGGAGGAAGTCTCACAAGTGAtgctaaaataattaatggtgCATCAGAAATATTATGCCTCCTGAGAATATTAGGGGAAGGATATAGACTTTCATGCCTGTTCAGATGCCAG GATGCCCTGGATGTCTACCTAAAACTTCCTTACAAGCATTACAATACGGGCTGGGTGCTTTCACAG GTTGGCAAAGTGTATTTTGAATTGGTAGATTATTTAGAAGCTGATCGAGCTTTCAGTCTTGCTCGCCATGCTTCACCTCACAGTTTGGAAGGAATGGATGTGTATTCTACAGTTCTTTAT CATTTGAAGGAAGACATGAAACTAAGCTACCTGGCTCAGGAATTGATATCAACTGACCGCTTAGCTCCTCAATCTTG GTGTGCCATGGGAAATTGCTATAGCTTGCAAAAGGACCATGAGACTGCGTTAAAAAATTTCCAGCGTGCTGTTCAACTGAATCCAAGATTTGCCTACGCACATACCCTCTGTGGACATGA ATATGTGGCCCTGGAAGATTTTGAGAACGGAATCAAGAGCTACCAGAGTGCACTACGAGTAGATTCTAGACATTATAACTCCTGGTATGGACTTGGGATGATATATCTTAAACAAGAGAAGTTGGAGTTCTCTGAGCATCACTTCCGAATGGCTTTCCAAATAAATCCTCGATCTTCTGTTGTAATGTCATATCTTGGTACATCTTTGCATGCGTTGCAG AGGAGTGAAGAtgctatgatgatgatggagaaAGCCATCCTTGCAGATAAGAAAAACCCACTTCCGATGTATCAGAAAGCTAACATACTTGTAAGCCTTGAACGTTTCGATGAAGCTTTACAAGTTCTAGAGGAGCTAAAAGAGTATGCCCCACGAGAAAGCAGTGTGTATGCTTTGATGGGCAATATCTACAAAAGACGGTACATGCACGATAAAGCAATGCTTCATTTCGGTATTGCCTTGGACTTGAAACCATCTGCCGCAGATGTAGCTACCATTAAG GCTGCCATCGAGAAGTTGCTTGTACCTGATGAAATAGAAGACAACTTATGA
- the LOC111793639 gene encoding cell division cycle protein 27 homolog B-like isoform X1, giving the protein MEATLTDCVHHSLRHFMHRNAIFMCERLCAEFPSETNMQLLAGCFLHNNQAYAAYRILKGTQMAQSRYLFAISCFQMDLLHEAEAALCPPNEPGAEIPNGAAGHYLLGLIYRYTDRRRSAIQHFQLALSLDPLMWCAYEELCVLGAAEDASSVFGEAAVLCIQKQYLHHRSENLQTSNDDMNSASSRNSNSDDVRTRQSKHTQSNNLRDIPTNYHGAVNLGGAGSQAVNGGSNISFYNTPSPVAAQNLQLSAIAPPPLCRNTQQNGSSLNSLGADSCSRSTINSIIQAPRRKFVDEGKLRKISGRLFSDSGPRRSSRLAGEAGANTNVSAAGAANNGTTNATKYLGSSKMNSITFRSVAVRKGQSFANENVDEGIQNEAFDDSRSNASLSISSSSPSSDNRTLEQGAPKSVGGSLTSDAKIINGASEILCLLRILGEGYRLSCLFRCQDALDVYLKLPYKHYNTGWVLSQVGKVYFELVDYLEADRAFSLARHASPHSLEGMDVYSTVLYHLKEDMKLSYLAQELISTDRLAPQSWCAMGNCYSLQKDHETALKNFQRAVQLNPRFAYAHTLCGHEYVALEDFENGIKSYQSALRVDSRHYNSWYGLGMIYLKQEKLEFSEHHFRMAFQINPRSSVVMSYLGTSLHALQRSEDAMMMMEKAILADKKNPLPMYQKANILVSLERFDEALQVLEELKEYAPRESSVYALMGNIYKRRYMHDKAMLHFGIALDLKPSAADVATIKAAIEKLLVPDEIEDNL; this is encoded by the exons ATGGAAGCCACACTTACAGACTGTGTTCATCACAGTCTTCGCCATTTTATGCACCGGAATGCCATTTTCATGTGCGAGAGACTTTGCGCAGAGTTCCCATCTGAG ACAAATATGCAGTTACTAGCTGGCTGTTTTTTGCACAACAATCAAGCTTATGCTGCATACCGTATACTAAAAG GAACACAAATGGCTCAATCCCGCTACTTGTTTGCAATATCATGCTTTCAGATGGATCTTCTTCACGAGGCAGAGGCTGCATTATGTCCACCTAATGAGCCTGGTGCTGAG ATTCCAAATGGTGCAGCAGGTCATTACCTTCTCGGGCTCATATACAG GTACACTGACAGAAGGAGAAGTGCTATTCAACATTTTCAGCTGGCATTGTCTCTAGATCCTTTGATGTGGTGTGCTTACGAGGAGCTCTGTGTATTAG GTGCTGCTGAAGATGCATCTTCAGTTTTTGGTGAAGCGGCTGTTCTTTGCATACAGAAGCAGTATCTACATCATAGATCCGAAAATTTGCAGACATCAAATGATGATATGAACTCAGCTTCTTCTAGGAATAGTAATTCCGACGATGTCCGAACTAGGCAGTCAAAACATACTCAAAGCAATAATTTAAGAGATATTCCTACAAATTATCACGGGGCAGTTAACTTGGGAGGAGCTGGAAGTCAGGCTGTAAATGGCGGttcaaatatatcattttataacACCCCTTCACCTGTAGCTGCGCAG AATTTGCAGTTATCTGCCATCGCTCCTCCACCATTATGCAGAAATACACAGCAGAATGGATCTAGTCTGAACTCACTTGGTGCAGATAGCTGTTCAAGGTCAACTATAAACTCTATCATTCAAGCCCCTcgaagaaaatttgttgatgAAGGGAAATTACGGAAG ATTTCAGGGAGGTTATTTTCTGATTCTGGCCCTCGAAGAAGTAGCAGACTTGCTGGAGAAGCAGGAGCCAACACAAACGTAAGTGCTGCAGGAGCTGCCAATAATGGAACTACCAACGCCACCAAATATCTTGGTAGCTCCAAGATGAATTCTATTACATTTCGTTCTGTAGCCGTTCGTAAAGGACAATCCTTTGCAAATGAGAATGTCGACGAAG GTATTCAAAACGAGGCTTTTGATGATTCTCGTTCCAATGCCTCGTTATCTATCTCCAGTTCATCTCCTTCTAGTGATAATCGAACTCTTGAGCAAGGAGCACCCAAATCAGTTGGAGGAAGTCTCACAAGTGAtgctaaaataattaatggtgCATCAGAAATATTATGCCTCCTGAGAATATTAGGGGAAGGATATAGACTTTCATGCCTGTTCAGATGCCAG GATGCCCTGGATGTCTACCTAAAACTTCCTTACAAGCATTACAATACGGGCTGGGTGCTTTCACAG GTTGGCAAAGTGTATTTTGAATTGGTAGATTATTTAGAAGCTGATCGAGCTTTCAGTCTTGCTCGCCATGCTTCACCTCACAGTTTGGAAGGAATGGATGTGTATTCTACAGTTCTTTAT CATTTGAAGGAAGACATGAAACTAAGCTACCTGGCTCAGGAATTGATATCAACTGACCGCTTAGCTCCTCAATCTTG GTGTGCCATGGGAAATTGCTATAGCTTGCAAAAGGACCATGAGACTGCGTTAAAAAATTTCCAGCGTGCTGTTCAACTGAATCCAAGATTTGCCTACGCACATACCCTCTGTGGACATGA ATATGTGGCCCTGGAAGATTTTGAGAACGGAATCAAGAGCTACCAGAGTGCACTACGAGTAGATTCTAGACATTATAACTCCTGGTATGGACTTGGGATGATATATCTTAAACAAGAGAAGTTGGAGTTCTCTGAGCATCACTTCCGAATGGCTTTCCAAATAAATCCTCGATCTTCTGTTGTAATGTCATATCTTGGTACATCTTTGCATGCGTTGCAG AGGAGTGAAGAtgctatgatgatgatggagaaAGCCATCCTTGCAGATAAGAAAAACCCACTTCCGATGTATCAGAAAGCTAACATACTTGTAAGCCTTGAACGTTTCGATGAAGCTTTACAAGTTCTAGAGGAGCTAAAAGAGTATGCCCCACGAGAAAGCAGTGTGTATGCTTTGATGGGCAATATCTACAAAAGACGGTACATGCACGATAAAGCAATGCTTCATTTCGGTATTGCCTTGGACTTGAAACCATCTGCCGCAGATGTAGCTACCATTAAG GCTGCCATCGAGAAGTTGCTTGTACCTGATGAAATAGAAGACAACTTATGA
- the LOC111792972 gene encoding uncharacterized protein LOC111792972, with protein MAAKKFWNMVRAIALMLRKELSKGRIIMSDLHLMMKRGKLAGKAMLNLMHLHQSSGTLSSQTTTDIANSIAIAPQDYEFSCSNSPAFPALQIYGKRGGKNRHRYNDVTTVGAVKRVLQMLNSEAAAADVASPMVKFEKNPTVRVTDSPFPVKDDGDHKVDEAAEAFIKRFYSNLKQQRITPGMESPSPYHDMWGR; from the coding sequence ATGGCGGCGAAGAAATTCTGGAATATGGTTCGAGCAATCGCGTTGATGCTGCGAAAGGAGTTATCAAAAGGCAGAATCATAATGTCCGATCTTCATTTGATGATGAAGAGAGGCAAGCTCGCCGGAAAGGCTATGCTCAATCTGATGCATCTCCACCAGAGCTCCGGTACTCTCAGCAGCCAGACCACCACCGATATAGCTAATTCCATCGCCATTGCTCCACAGGACTACGAGTTCAGTTGCAGTAACAGCCCTGCTTTTCCAGCGCTGCAGATCTACGGCAAGCGTGGTGGCAAGAACCGCCATCGATACAACGACGTAACCACCGTCGGCGCCGTGAAACGAGTACTACAGATGTTAAACAGCGAAGCAGCGGCAGCGGATGTAGCGTCGCCGATGGTGAAGTTTGAAAAGAATCCGACGGTTAGAGTAACAGACTCGCCGTTTCCGGTGAAGGACGACGGGGACCACAAGGTGGACGAAGCGGCAGAGGCGTTTATCAAACGGTTTTACAGTAACCTGAAGCAGCAGAGAATCACGCCGGGTATGGAATCTCCGTCGCCGTACCACGATATGTGGGGCCGATGA